CAGTTCGTGAACCTCTGACTGACAGtgtttgttgtccggctccatagctaaatggttagtgtgctggcctttggtcacagaggtcccgggttcaattcttggcagggttgggaattttaaccattattggttaatttcgttgccatgggggctgggtgtatgtgtcgtcttcatcgtgatttcatactcatcactacgcgcaggtcgcctacgggtgtcaagtcaaaagacctacacctggcgagccgaacatgtcctcggacactcccagcactaaaagccgtgtgccatttcattttacagtgttTGATGTATGAAAGACCACTCATTTCATTTCACAGTGTTTGTTTGATGTATGAAAGACCACAAAATATCAAAATGGTTTTTAGTGATGAGAAATACAAGGTGCAATTACTTGCTATAATTTATGGACTTCTTAAGGAACTGTACTGAGTGAAAATAATGGGATCATTCATAAATGAGAATTTTATGACTGATAATGAATAAGACATGTAGTACGTTACCTGAAGTGATAATAATAGCACAGACTGTACTAAATGAATATATTAAATGAGATAAAAATCTATTTTATATTGCTCATTTACGTATTTTCCAGACATAATTTCTCACTCTGACTCTTAACCTTAACACTGCTCATGAGTCAGCTTGGTTCCACAGTTAGTTGTACTATGATTTTGGAAATTTGGCTTCTTGCTGTCTGTGCAAAAATAGGAATGAGCAAAGTTGCTGATGTGTTGAAACATTTTCCTGCATTCTTGCCTTTCCAGATATGTGCTACAGTCTTTCATGGAATAACTGAAATAAACATACAGATTTACCCAGTGCAACTGGTACATTTATACTGCTTGATGTTTTCCTAAATAGATTATTACTTTGCAGGTCAAGTTCTCAGTTTCCTAACACAAACCCATTCTTGTCTTAATTACATCCTCAGCATCATGTCCACTAGAGTTGCACAGTTGTTTCCCTCTGAAAGTGATTCTTGGTAGCAAATGCTTCTGTAATACTCCACGTGGAAGTCTTCAAAGTGGCATTCATATCTCATTCTTCAGTACCATTTCCATTAGAAGATATTTCATTTTCAACTTACTATTCAAAAGTATGTCAACTCATGTCCTTTTTGCAACTCGCATATTCCACAACATAAAGCATATTTGCTCATAAAAATTGTCACAAGAAGGCAAGAATACTTGAGACGTGACAATGGTATGACATCACCTGCCATATTTTACAGGGAATAAGTTTTTGAACCCCACAGGATGTCACAACTGAACTCCACTGTTATGGTCCACAGCAGGCAAAGCATGGCACCTATTATTTCCAGCACAAATTGCTTAACATTCTGTGATGTGAATATAACTCTAAAGCAGTATCAAATCTACTTACATATTCTTGAATGCATaaatcagtaaataataatataattgaatGTTTTGTTTCATGACTTCATTGAACTTTCAGCTTGTTAGGTTATTCTGAGCACTTAGTACATGGATAGTAATTACAGAATATAAATGGCCAACTGATCACCAGTGGCTATTGTAGCTAAAATGAGAGTGTGTTGAATGTGCTATTTGAAGGCTATGGGTTCAGTTTTCACTGGTATCCAGTtgactatttttattttatacttAATCACTTGAGATAGCACTCTACATACTCAAGCTGAACTTTTTACACTGTTCCTATTCAGCCAAAATACTGCACAATGCTCTTTGATAAAAAGAATTTAGGGTGCTCTGCTAGCTATATCTGTTTTGTTATTATTGAAAGATGTTTATATAAAGGGGTTATTTAACACCTTggtttgttcaaaatatgccacttGCCCATTATGCTACATTAATTCTGTCTAAACTTAAATGCAAACATTGTCAGTAAAATAAATTAGAGAGCTGTGGCATAGAACATTCAGGAATTGcatatatttatattaatattttactCTTTCTCCTCTGTAAGCTTAAATGTGTATTCTTTGGCCCTTAAAATAACAATGATCACAATCCTtatgtccttttttaaatttataaatctaCATGTAGCAATGCTCAGCAATGCCTGAAGCCCCATGGAACAGATGTATCAGGTCTGGATGCAGAATAATTTTGTTTGGTATTTCTTGTGTTTCAGAATGCTGCCTTCAACATTTCATGACAATATTCATAATGAAAGTGTTACGTTTGGAATTGATGCTGGTGAAACAAAGGATGCAAGTTCTAGCTTTGAACCTGGTATTCTTAACAGCAAAGCTGCAAAGCGAGGACACTTAATCTGCACTATATGTTCCAGGGGATTTAATCGACCTAGTAATCTAAATGCGCATATGCTGACGCATTCAGCAGAGAAACCGTATTCCTGTAGTATTTGTTGTAAGGGGTTTACTAGGCCTGGACGACTGACCGCACATATGTTGACTCATACTAATGATCTAGAAACTTTGCAAGCCACAAAACCTTACCCATGTACAGTGTGCCACAAAAGATTCCCTCACCCCTGCCATTTGAAGAAACATATGTTATCACACACTGGTGAAAGACCCTATGCCTGTACTAGATGTAATAGAAGGTTTGCGTTGAGTGGAAACCTCAAAGCACACATGTTAATTCATTCTGGCGTTAGAAGACATGCCTGTACTATTTGTGGCAAGGCGTTTGTACGTAAGACTCATTATAATGAACATTTATTAATTCACACTAGCGTGAAATACCCCTGCAAGACCTGCGGTAAGTTGTTTGTTCGTCGTGAAGATACCGATAAAAATACCTCGCCTGATGATGAAGAGAGCTCTAAATCGTGTCCGGCATGCAGAAAAGTTATCGTTTTATTTCAACCTCAGATTTCTACTTCTCCAGAATTCGTAGCAAAAAAGCCATTCATTTGCAAAACCTGTAATGAAGAGTTCAACTCTCAAGAAGATTTGAAGGAACATTCAACGACTCATACAGAAACTCGAACCTTTTGTTGTTCTGTATGTAATATGTCTTTCTCAACACGTAGTATTCTTTATATGCATATGATTGTCCATTCTGACGATAAACCATTTCAGTGTAAAACGTGCAATAAATCCTTTGCTCGACGCGGTGATCTCAAGAAACATATTTTTACACATTCCGGCCTTAGGCCGTATACATGTACACTGTGTAACAAGACGTTTGCCCGCCGCTGGGATTTGAAAAAACATGCAATACTGCATGCAATGGAAAATCAGGATCTAGATGTCAAACCAACAGAGTTTATTAATGTTGGCGAGGCAGAACAGTTATAATTTGCTTGGTTATACAAGCAGTTgttaattttcatatatttattaAACCCAGTTTATTTCAGTCAGTTACAGCATGTACTAGGAATTTCAGTGAGCAAAATAGAAAATGCATATTATTTTAAGGTAGCAACTTCCAATTGTTTACTCATGGAAGTATTAATTTGTTAGAAAGGAAAGAACAGAATGAGATTATTAATTTGTAAGTTAAGTTCGTccgtaaacaaaataatttttctttgGCTGATTCAGTTATGAATGTAGACTAGAATGTAACAGTGATTTAGTTGAAAGTTATGAACTCAAATACATGAACTGACGTGTCACTAAAAGTGgtggatatatatattttttgtattcACTTGGTATTCTTCTAAATTAAGTCTGTCATTGCAATGTTAATTAAGAGGTTGACAGAAGGAACCTTTCATTACTCATTATCTGTACAAGGAATATTATTGTAGTTGTGTTATAGAAGGGTTGTTAAATTGAAATAgagatttttttttacatatttacactatATGCATCCATCAATAAATGTTAAGCATATACCAGATTCTGTTGGAACTATTGGCATATTGTATGAAACTCAGGACATGTTCAATAAACTTCACATCAGTCCAGGAATTGGCATATTTGCCTCTAGCCCCATGGAACAGATGCATCCGCTCTGACTACAGAAGTCTAAAAATTTTGTTTGGTAACTGTTGTGTTTGAGAATTCTGCCTTTGATAATGAGTATGAAAAGAAAAAGAGCATATGATCAAACCAAACAAATTAAGGAAGCTCCTTAGTTAGAACATAATAAATTAAAGACCATTTTCTGTGGAGTAACATTGAGTCTGTAACATGTTGCTTCTCCATAATCCCTGAGGCACTCTTGTGACAAGGCAAGCTCAGTACCAAATCATTCAGTATTTCCTGAGCCAAATGATCTCACTCCCTGATGGCACTGTATTTTATTTATGGTCTGAATTGTtaataatgttcttggctttacgtcccactaattactttaacggtttttggagatgccgaggtgctggaattgtcctgtgggagttctttaatgtgccattaaatctactgacacgaggctgatgtattttagcaccttcgagtgccaccagactgagccaggatcaaacctgccaggtttGGTTAGAAGGCCAGAAGCTGAATTGTTCGTGTTGGATGTTGTTTGGAAATTGCTCTGTAAATATTTAGGGAAAGCTCTGGTAAGTCCAGTGCTTGGATCCCACATCCCTCAACAGTTGCTACACAATGTGGATGAGCGTTACCCTCCTGTACAGAAAATCCATTTGTATAGACTCTGGAAGACCCGTTACTATGGGTTGGAGAATCATGTGTTTGTATAATTCAGTCATCAAGTTGACTTGAAAATGAACCAGTGGTGTGACAGCCCACTGTATCTGCTTAGGTTAGTTCTGAACCTCCAAGCTGTTGGTGATATTCTGCTGAGAATTATTCATCGTCATGTTCCGTTCTTGCCTTCCTTATTTGCTGAGAATTTCAATCAGGGTGTAATCAAATTTGCACTTAATCAGTGAACACTGTTCTAATCCTATTATCTCTCATCCAAGTCTGAAGTTTTTCAGTCCATCCAATGTCAGCCACTCTATGATGTCCCCATTTTGGAGTCTGTTGCACACAGTTTGGGTTTTTGCAGCAAATCTGTGGCATCTTGAAGCTCAGGAGGCAGAGTGGTAGCTGTGCATGTAGGGAGTCCACGTTCAGATGTATATGTATACTGGTCTTGAGTTGGTGCTGTTTTGATGTGGACGACCTGGCATGGTATCTATTTGCTCCTGAGGAGGTGCCTTGGAACTTCTACAACCTGGATTGACACGGATTCAAGTGAACAATGTTGACCGCATCAACTTGTCTCATTTTCAGTTGCATCAAATTGGTGATTTTGATGAGTGTATATTGGACAACATAAACCATATCAAAATGACTGGATACTGATGACAAATTGAGGTAGTCTTTAGATGATCACCCCCAACATTCACTGAATGCAGAATAACTTTCTGTGTACCCTCCACAATGACGAACATTCATTGGAGATTATACGACTCTCTTCTCCAACATCAGGAAGTGCCTGTTGTGTTTTAATTCTTACTTTTCATGTCTTTCTTCAACAGACGATAGATGCGACTCACCTATAATGTGCAGCAAACCAGCAATGACTGTTGATTGGCAACATTTTGACATGTGTTACTGTGGAGCACGGGCACACTTCATGACAGTTTTCCTGATCAGAGCACTTTCTTGGCACAATCTTTGCACAAGAATTGAGTTGTATCAGGCTGTGTTCAGTTTTTCTTTTAGTGGTCACAGGTCTTGGACTGATCATGTTCTGAGCTGTTATAAGTACCAAATCATGGAATGCTGGTTCATTTTAGGTTTCCTGTCAGTTATTTTTAATGTTCCAGCTCCTTCTGTGTTTCCAGTTGAACAACCCTTATACATATTTCATTAGAGGCTGTGAGATTTACAACCAACATTGGTTCATATATGTTGACTGGAGGGATTTTGGAAAAGGTTGGGTCCAAAAGCCCTAGGGTAAAGAATGGAAGTGCACTGTAAAATAAGTGAAGGATTGTAGAATGGAAGGGTTTGATGAatgtttgttaaagttttaataaaGCAAAGAAAATCGTGTAGAATTATATTTAACCTTCATCGTTAAAGGAACTTTTTAATTGATCGCTCTGCAATCTTTGTTTTGATACTGccatttattttcatatttatgcATGGTTTAAGAGGCCATGCCTATTACATTCaagtattcatttttaaaattttacaactAATGTTGCCATTTGTAATTATTATATCCTCGAGTCAGGGTTTCCAAAGGTAATTGTAATTTCAAATCCAGGTTTTGTAGTCAATCTTCTGCCTTCTATTGTAATTCTTATGAGCCTAATTTTGGCCTATTTAAAGTTAATTCGCAGTGTTGCTATTTTCAATGACAGGCCTCAGCTTTAATTACCTCATTTTGTGTTCATTAATCGGTTGCCTTTGGCTCAAGCCAACGAAGCTGTTGCAGTTGTATTGTTAATaagtttaataaatgtgaaaacaTGGTTAAATTTGTGGTTCCAACATCACATCAAACCCTTCCATTCTACAGTTATTCACATATTTTACGGTGGATTTCCATTCTTAAACCTAGGGCTTTTGGACCCAACCTTTTCCAAAATCCCTCCACTGAGAATATCAAGATCAGCAAGTGTGCGATTTGTAATGAATCTATTCTTTATAGGCACTTAACATTGAGGTCAACTCCCATTTTTGCAGTATACTTCTGGTATGTACAACAGGATGCTTCTACTAAACTGTATCTTGTTCAATGAAggctaaatgaaaatccacagcctgtttccagtcatgcaaccagatcaggaatggaatgaatgaagcccctatctagcagtgaggataggaattgtgtcggctgctgaagcttgtcgcactcttttggggcaatgattgaatgacagatgaaatgatattggagagtgttgctggaatcaaatttcacagggaaaaccaaagtacccagagagaaacctgtcccgcctctgcactgcccagcacaaatctcacacggagtgacaggcatttgaaccacggaacccagtgatgagaggctggtgcgctgccgcttGTGCcagaggtttatttatttatttatttatttatttatttatttatatgtatgttggttattcagcccgaaggctggtttgatcctctacagctccaccaacagctgtcatagatagcttaggtgtcactgaagaggtatgctagggaagtgaggagtgaggtagtttctcgttgctttcctcactttaTTTAAGGCTAAATATTCCAAAATATACTTTGTGAAGAGAACGTGAAAATCTAGACATTTTTAGGGTATTTATAAACTGAAATAATTATACATGAAACATGTTAATTGATATTACAACATTTGCAAAGGGTTCAtttctaatttttaaatttatGTTCTAAACACACTATATAGCAATATTTTAATATCATAGAGCCCATGTTATCCACATGATTTCCTGTGGTTCCCTGTGTAAGTAGAAATTTCCTCAGTTTTGTATATAAGGAATAAATTGATTCAGTTTCAagcttttttaaaa
This DNA window, taken from Anabrus simplex isolate iqAnaSimp1 chromosome X, ASM4041472v1, whole genome shotgun sequence, encodes the following:
- the LOC136886028 gene encoding gastrula zinc finger protein XlCGF57.1, which codes for MEEPQFIKCEPTADSEESSNFEPNVEFQAEETVNVKVEPDITFVNLKAEDECTEFDGVHDIHEIQGEKEDVGNGDYDASSVLSNEMLPSTFHDNIHNESVTFGIDAGETKDASSSFEPGILNSKAAKRGHLICTICSRGFNRPSNLNAHMLTHSAEKPYSCSICCKGFTRPGRLTAHMLTHTNDLETLQATKPYPCTVCHKRFPHPCHLKKHMLSHTGERPYACTRCNRRFALSGNLKAHMLIHSGVRRHACTICGKAFVRKTHYNEHLLIHTSVKYPCKTCGKLFVRREDTDKNTSPDDEESSKSCPACRKVIVLFQPQISTSPEFVAKKPFICKTCNEEFNSQEDLKEHSTTHTETRTFCCSVCNMSFSTRSILYMHMIVHSDDKPFQCKTCNKSFARRGDLKKHIFTHSGLRPYTCTLCNKTFARRWDLKKHAILHAMENQDLDVKPTEFINVGEAEQL